The following are from one region of the Juglans regia cultivar Chandler chromosome 10, Walnut 2.0, whole genome shotgun sequence genome:
- the LOC108987810 gene encoding U-box domain-containing protein 27-like: protein MVRDDLYITVPTLFRCPISLDVMKSPVSLCTGVTYDRSSIQRWLDNGNNTCPATMQVLQSKEFVPNRTLQHLIQNWSDSAHSPVESPPSLDQLQDLMKDLRTKTENSNNNSRTLDSLTKIVRFAKESEENRNFLAKMDGFIVTLLEFLGNAGGRECRKFDFLEEVVGLLDLVLSKFEDHQQLTKTMLKSDRDCLASLLLVLQHGRTDSRIASARVLETIANDAESKLLIAEKDGLLSETLKLITPENDPALIEAGLSCLVQISMPKRVKAELVHLGTIKTLVKLVSDSNSSVTVTEKALKMLETLSSCKEGQWEICENGGCVAAILQRVLKVSSSATEHAVTILWSVCYLFRDERAQEEVARANGLTKILLLMQSNCSPSVRQMSADLLKIFRVNSKSCLSSYDTKTTHIMPF from the coding sequence ATGGTTAGGGACGACCTGTACATCACGGTGCCCACCTTGTTCCGGTGCCCGATCTCGCTCGACGTGATGAAGTCCCCTGTGAGCCTGTGCACAGGAGTGACCTACGACCGCTCCAGCATCCAACGTTGGCTGGACAACGGCAACAACACCTGCCCTGCCACGATGCAAGTCCTCCAAAGCAAAGAGTTCGTCCCCAACCGCACCCTCCAGCACCTTATCCAGAACTGGTCCGACTCGGCCCACTCGCCGGTCGAATCACCTCCCTCTCTGGACCAATTACAGGACCTAATGAAGGACCTCCGGACCAAAACTGAGAACAGCAATAACAACAGCCGCACCTTGGATTCTTTAACGAAAATTGTTCGTTTCGCGAAGGAATCAGAGGAAAACCGCAATTTTCTCGCGAAAATGGACGGCTTCATTGTGACGCTCCTTGAATTCCTTGGCAATGCCGGTGGCAGAGAATGTAGAAAGTTCGATTTTCTTGAAGAAGTGGTCGGGCTTTTGGATTTGGTACTGAGCAAATTCGAAGACCACCAGCAGCTAACGAAGACGATGTTGAAAAGCGACCGCGATTGCTTGGCTTCCCTGTTGCTCGTTCTGCAACATGGAAGAACCGATTCCAGAATCGCGTCGGCTAGGGTTTTAGAAACCATCGCAAACGACGCCGAATCAAAACTCCTGATCGCCGAGAAGGACGGATTATTATCCGAGACGCTAAAATTAATCACTCCCGAGAACGATCCGGCACTAATTGAAGCCGGGTTATCGTGCTTGGTCCAAATATCAATGCCGAAACGTGTGAAAGCGGAATTAGTGCACCTCGGCACAATTAAAACGTTGGTTAAGTTGGTATCCGATTCGAATTCGAGCGTGACGGTGACGGAAAAGGCGTTGAAGATGCTCGAAACGTTGTCTTCCTGCAAAGAGGGGCAGTGGGAGATATGTGAGAACGGGGGGTGCGTGGCGGCGATACTGCAGAGGGTGCTGAAGGTATCGAGTTCGGCGACGGAGCACGCGGTGACGATACTGTGGAGCGTGTGCTATCTTTTTCGGGACGAACGGGCACAGGAGGAGGTGGCGCGGGCAAATGGGCTGACCAAGATTCTGCTGCTGATGCAGAGCAATTGCTCGCCGTCGGTTCGTCAAATGTCGGCCGATTTGCTCAAGATATTTCGGGTGAACTCCAAGTCCTGTCTCTCCAGTTACGATACCAAGACCACTCATATAATGCCATTCTGA